The following proteins are encoded in a genomic region of Glycine max cultivar Williams 82 chromosome 18, Glycine_max_v4.0, whole genome shotgun sequence:
- the LOC100783271 gene encoding LOW QUALITY PROTEIN: U-box domain-containing protein 7 (The sequence of the model RefSeq protein was modified relative to this genomic sequence to represent the inferred CDS: inserted 1 base in 1 codon), translated as MRIMDVAEVEESFFAASDAKLHGEMCKCLSAIYCKILSLFPSLEAARPRSKSGIQALCSLHVALEKAKNVLQHCSECSKLYLAITGDSVLLKFEKAKCALGDSLKRVEDIVPQSIGCQIDEIVKELASTVFALDPSEKQVGDDLIALLQQGRKFSDSNDSNELECFHLAATRLGITSSRTALTERRALKKLIERARAEEDKRKESIIAFLLHLMRKYSKLFRSEFSDDNDSQGSQPCSPTVQRSLEDGIPSGHCHAFDRQLSKLSSFNFKPNNRKSGQMLLPPEELRCPISLQLMSDPVIIASGQTYERVCIEKWFRDGHNTCPKTQQKLSHLCLTPNYCVKGLVASWCEQNGVPIPEGPPESLDFNYWRLALSDTESTNSRSVNSVGSCKLKGVKVVPVEESGISEQMGGNATESFCAQEEDNEQYVSFLKVLTEGNNWKRKCKVVEQLRLLLRDDEEARIFMGANGFVEALMQFLQSAVHEANAMALEIGAMALFNLAVNNNRNKEIMISTGILSLLEEMISKTSSYGCAVALYLNLSCLDKAKHMIGTSQAVQFLIQILEAKTEVQCKIDSLHALYNLSTVPSNIPNLLSSGIMDGLQSLLVDQGDCMWTEKCIAVLINLAVYQAGREKMMLAPGLISALASTLDTGEPIEQEQAASCLLILCNRSEECCQMVLQEGVIPALVSISVNGTSRGREKAQKLLMVFREQRLLFKIVFFIAGIPGDGRCLFRSVVYGACLRSGEPSPSLSRQKELADELRAKVVDEFIKRRADTEWFLEGDFDTYTVQMRKPQYXGGEPGLLMSSHVLQLSLLFSFTKLSCIYDLPRI; from the exons ATGCGAATAATGGATGTTGCTGAGGTTGAAGAAAGTTTTTTTGCAGCAAGCGATGCCAAG TTACATGGAGAAATGTGCAAGTGTCTGTCTGCAATATACTGCAAGATATTGTCATTATTTCCTTCTTTAGAAGCAGCTAGGCCTAGGAGCAAATCTGGAATTCAGGCATTATGTTCATTGCATGTAGCCTTAGAAAAGGCAAAGAATGTTCTTCAGCACTGCTCAGAGTGTAGTAAACTTTACTTG GCTATAACTGGGGATTCTGTTCTGCTAAAATTTGAGAAGGCTAAATGTGCTCTTGGGGACAGTCTTAAACGGGTGGAAGATATTGTTCCTCAATCTATTGGTTGTCAG ATTGACGAAATTGTGAAAGAACTTGCAAGTACGGTATTTGCACTTGACCCATCAGAGAAGCAAGTTGGGGATGATTTAATTGCATTGCTTCAGCAGGGAAGAAAGTTTAGTGACTCTAATGATAGTAATGAACTTGAATGTTTTCATCTGGCTGCTACTAGACTTGGAATCACTTCTTCAAGAACAGCTCTTACAGAAAGAAGAGCTCTAAAAAAACTCATAGAAAGGGCTCGTGCTGAGGAAGACAAGCGGAAAGAATCaattattgcttttcttttacaCCTTATGAGGAAATATTCCAAGTTATTTAGAAGTGAGTTTTCTGATGACAATGATTCTCAGGGTTCTCAACCTTGTTCTCCCACTGTTCAGAGATCTCTTGAGGATGGCATTCCCAGTGGTCATTGTCATGCCTTTGACAGACAGCTTTCAAAACTTAGTTCCTTTAATTTTAAGCCAAATAATAGGAAATCAGGGCAGATGCTCCTTCCGCCAGAAGAGTTAAGGTGCCCAATATCTCTGCAACTTATGAGTGATCCTGTTATAATTGCTTCTGGGCAAACATATGAAAGGGTTTGTATAGAGAAATGGTTCAGAGATGGGCACAACACCTGCCCAAAGACTCAACAGAAACTTTCACATCTTTGTTTGACTCCTAATTACTGTGTTAAGGGTCTTGTAGCTAGTTGGTGTGAACAGAATGGAGTTCCTATTCCTGAAGGCCCTCCTGAATCTCTTGATTTTAACTACTGGAGATTGGCTTTATCAGACACTGAATCCACAAATTCAAGATCCGTAAACAGTGTTGGCTCTTGCAAGTTGAAGGGTGTCAAAGTTGTTCCTGTAGAAGAGAGTGGTATCTCAGAGCAAATGGGGGGAAATGCTACTGAAAGTTTTTGTGCGCAAGAGGAAGATAATGAACAGTATGTTAGTTTTCTTAAAGTCTTGACAGAAGGGAACAATTGGAAGAGGAAGTGTAAAGTGGTTGAACAGTTGAGGCTGTTGCTGCGGGATGATGAGGAAGCCAGGATTTTTATGGGGGCCAATGGATTTGTTGAAGCACTTATGCAGTTTCTGCAATCAGCTGTGCATGAAGCGAATGCGATGGCTCTTGAAATTGGTGCCATGGCTCTGTTCAACCTGGCTGTGAATAACAATAG AAATAAGGAAATTATGATATCAACAGGAATCTTGTCGTTGTTGGAGGAAAtgatttcaaaaactagttcCTACGGTTGTGCAGTTGCCCTGTATCTGAATCTTTCTTGCCTCGATAAAGCCAAGCATATGATTGGCACAAGTCAGGCTGTCCAGTTCCTAATCCAGATTCTTGAAGCCAAGACAGAAGTCCAGTGCAAGATAGATTCCCTCCATGCACTCTATAACCTTTCTACTGTGCCCTCAAATATTCCAAACCTCCTTTCGTCTGGCATCATGGATGGCCTACAATCCCTTCTTGTAGACCAGGGTGATTGCATGTGGACAGAAAAATGCATAGCTGTTTTGATAAATTTGGCGGTTTATCAAGCAGGAAGAGAGAAAATGATGTTGGCTCCTGGACTTATAAGTGCCTTGGCTTCCACACTAGATACCGGTGAGCCCATAGAGCAGGAACAAGCTGCTTCTTGTCTCCTAATTTTGTGTAACAGGAGTGAGGAATGTTGTCAGATGGTCCTGCAAGAAGGGGTTATACCTGCATTGGTGTCAATATCAGTGAATGGGACCTCGAGAGGAAGAGAGAAGGCTCAGAAGCTCTTGATGGTCTTCAGAGAGCAGCGAC tgttatttaaaattgttttctttattgCAGGCATTCCAGGAGATGGTAGATGTTTGTTTAGATCTGTGGTCTATGGTGCATGTCTAAGATCAGGGGAACCATCTCCAAGTCTTAGCAGGCAAAAAGAACTCGCAGATGAACTCAGAGCCAAG GTTGTGGATGAATTCATAAAGAGGAGGGCAGACACTGAGTG GTTTCTAGAAGGTGACTTTGATACCTATACAGTACAGATGCGAAAGCCTCAAT GAGGAGGAGAACCTGGACTTCTCATGTCCTCACATGTTTTACAGCTAAgtctattattttcatttacaaaACTTTCATGCATATATGATTTGCCTAGAATATAG